One segment of Arthrobacter sp. MMS18-M83 DNA contains the following:
- a CDS encoding formylglycine-generating enzyme family protein: MVLGLIPMDINPPELLSLPGGRIELRDARSGCTNSVALVAFEIGRTAVTWAEFAATAGRELTEHPRTPAHGVTWFDAVHWCNAASEAEGLSPAYAPTGRNVEWNVASNGYRLPTEAEWEYACRAGSDGPHYGPLDEVAWTAKDGLSAPSDMALKAPNEFGAYDMLGNVWEWCWDYADPARYGDYRTFRGGGWADEAWNVRASVRRSSAPNAVLEDVGFRVARGASGTPFAKAAQGWSDEADRHRAKVRGPIPFGWTPLKFD, from the coding sequence ATGGTTTTAGGCTTAATCCCCATGGACATCAACCCGCCAGAGCTCCTCAGCCTTCCGGGTGGCCGGATTGAACTCCGCGACGCTCGCAGCGGTTGCACCAACTCGGTGGCCCTCGTGGCCTTCGAAATCGGAAGGACGGCGGTCACGTGGGCAGAATTTGCCGCAACCGCCGGACGTGAGCTGACGGAACATCCACGGACGCCAGCACACGGCGTCACCTGGTTCGATGCCGTCCATTGGTGCAATGCCGCGTCCGAAGCGGAAGGCCTCAGTCCGGCATATGCCCCCACCGGACGAAACGTCGAATGGAACGTCGCGTCCAACGGCTACCGGTTGCCCACCGAGGCGGAATGGGAATACGCCTGCCGCGCAGGTTCAGATGGTCCGCACTACGGTCCGCTCGACGAGGTGGCGTGGACGGCGAAGGACGGGTTGTCCGCGCCCAGCGACATGGCGTTAAAGGCCCCCAACGAGTTCGGCGCCTACGACATGCTGGGCAATGTCTGGGAGTGGTGCTGGGATTACGCCGATCCGGCGAGATACGGAGACTACAGGACATTCCGCGGTGGCGGCTGGGCTGATGAAGCCTGGAACGTGCGTGCGTCAGTGCGGCGCAGCAGTGCGCCCAACGCCGTCCTTGAAGACGTGGGTTTCCGGGTGGCGCGCGGCGCCAGTGGGACACCATTTGCAAAAGCCGCGCAGGGTTGGTCGGACGAGGCCGACCGACACCGGGCCAAAGTACGCGGCCCGATTCCGTTCGGCTGGACTCCGCTGAAGTTCGACTAG
- a CDS encoding ArsR/SmtB family transcription factor, which yields MVVDLLHETELDRLFQALADATRRDIVRRATVGEYSVSGLAALYAMSFAAVQKHVAVLERASLVTKEKRGREQIVRGNHDGLQKARQLLDEYEAIWRQRVERIADILAEK from the coding sequence ATGGTTGTAGATCTGCTCCATGAAACCGAACTTGACCGCCTGTTCCAGGCACTTGCCGATGCCACGCGTCGGGACATCGTGCGGCGGGCGACTGTCGGGGAGTATTCAGTGTCCGGCTTGGCGGCTCTCTACGCCATGAGCTTCGCCGCCGTCCAGAAACACGTGGCGGTGCTGGAGCGCGCGTCCCTTGTAACGAAGGAGAAGCGTGGAAGGGAGCAGATCGTGCGGGGCAACCATGATGGCTTGCAGAAAGCCCGCCAGCTGCTCGATGAGTACGAGGCGATCTGGCGGCAGCGCGTCGAGCGGATCGCAGACATCCTCGCCGAAAAATAG
- a CDS encoding SRPBCC family protein — protein sequence MTVISSTKNPEALTLTLVAEFDASPEQVWQIWEDPRQLERWWGPPTWPATFEQFEFEPGGKASYYMTGPDGEKAGGWWRITSVQAPNRLEFDDGFADENGAPVEDIGAGHATVTLEEIGDRTRMTILSTFESEEQMKKMIDMGMEEGMQEAAGQIDALLSEHSRA from the coding sequence ATGACGGTTATCAGTTCCACCAAGAATCCCGAAGCGTTGACCTTAACCCTCGTCGCTGAGTTCGATGCCAGTCCCGAACAGGTCTGGCAAATCTGGGAAGACCCGCGCCAGCTTGAGCGCTGGTGGGGTCCACCCACCTGGCCAGCCACGTTCGAGCAGTTCGAGTTTGAGCCGGGCGGGAAGGCCAGCTATTACATGACCGGTCCCGACGGCGAGAAGGCCGGCGGCTGGTGGCGCATCACGTCCGTCCAAGCTCCGAACAGGCTGGAGTTCGACGACGGTTTTGCCGACGAAAATGGCGCTCCCGTCGAGGACATCGGTGCCGGCCACGCGACCGTGACCCTCGAGGAGATCGGCGACCGCACCCGCATGACCATCCTGTCCACCTTCGAATCAGAAGAACAGATGAAGAAGATGATCGACATGGGAATGGAAGAGGGAATGCAGGAGGCCGCCGGCCAGATCGACGCGCTCCTTTCCGAGCACTCCCGCGCCTGA
- a CDS encoding RpiB/LacA/LacB family sugar-phosphate isomerase produces MTAEGQTRGFRLILGADEAGVDYKDRIMADLRDDPRISEIIDIGVNRNDSLEDFTRPYPYVGIKAGELIRNGLADRAILFCGTGIGVAIAANKVDGIRATTAHDSFSVERSILSNDCQVLTMGQRVVGVELASRLAREWLGYAFDPASASADKVKVLTDFEGC; encoded by the coding sequence ATGACCGCGGAAGGACAAACCAGGGGTTTCCGACTCATCCTGGGCGCCGATGAAGCAGGCGTGGACTATAAAGACCGAATCATGGCCGATCTGCGGGACGATCCGCGGATCAGCGAAATCATCGATATCGGCGTCAACCGCAACGACTCCTTGGAAGACTTCACCAGACCCTACCCGTACGTCGGGATCAAGGCGGGCGAACTCATCCGGAACGGCCTTGCAGACAGGGCCATCCTGTTCTGTGGCACCGGAATCGGCGTGGCCATCGCAGCGAACAAGGTAGACGGGATCCGCGCCACCACGGCCCACGATTCCTTCTCCGTGGAGCGTTCCATCCTGTCCAACGACTGCCAGGTGCTCACCATGGGCCAGCGCGTGGTTGGGGTGGAGCTGGCCAGCAGGCTGGCACGGGAATGGCTCGGCTATGCCTTCGACCCGGCATCGGCGTCAGCCGACAAGGTCAAGGTGCTCACCGATTTCGAGGGCTGCTGA
- a CDS encoding dihydroxyacetone kinase family protein has protein sequence MTRIFNDPADFAEEALAGFCDLHSGLVRQVPGGAVRRHRPQQPKVAVLAGGGSGHYPAFAGLIGAGLADGAVVGNIFTSPSAQQAYSVARAADSGAGVVFTYGNYAGDVLNFGMASERLAAEGIAVENVLVTDDIASAPPSESAKRRGIAGDFTVFKIMGAAAEAGAGLADVVRLGRKANSLTRTIGSAFHGCTFPGAEAPLFTLKDKQMGLGLGIHGEPGLFDTELPPARELGQELVARLLAETPHGAGNRIAVILNGLGSTKHEELFVLWLTVAPLLRAAGYTLVMPEVGELVTSLDMSGVSLTITWLDEELEPLWTAPAETPAYRRGTTALLTGLALTEDAFDGGPEAIAFAATQDSRDYAANCAAALEAAREALHDAESQLGDMDAVAGDGDHGRGMVRGIDAATAAAATALAGGAGAGDMLGAAGDAWADKAGGTSGVLWGAGLRALGESLGNDKTPGPAELAAGVTAFAARITTLGKAEIGDKTMVDALLPFTETFCRLVAEGILPDAAWADAAAAATSAAQATASLRPLKGRARPLAEKSVGTADPGATSLAMIFTVMGPHLVWPAGAANAGAAAGKHAGAVA, from the coding sequence ATGACCAGAATCTTCAACGATCCCGCCGATTTCGCAGAGGAAGCACTTGCCGGTTTCTGCGACCTCCACTCCGGCCTGGTGCGCCAGGTGCCCGGCGGCGCAGTGCGCCGCCACCGTCCCCAGCAGCCCAAGGTGGCCGTGCTGGCCGGTGGTGGATCCGGGCACTACCCGGCGTTTGCCGGGCTCATCGGCGCAGGACTGGCCGACGGCGCGGTCGTGGGCAACATCTTCACTTCGCCTTCCGCTCAACAGGCATATTCCGTGGCCAGGGCCGCGGATTCCGGCGCCGGAGTGGTGTTCACCTACGGCAACTATGCCGGGGACGTCCTGAACTTCGGCATGGCGAGCGAGCGCCTGGCTGCGGAAGGCATCGCCGTGGAAAACGTGCTGGTGACGGACGACATTGCCAGCGCCCCGCCGTCGGAGTCAGCCAAACGCCGCGGCATCGCGGGCGACTTCACGGTCTTCAAGATCATGGGCGCCGCCGCCGAAGCGGGGGCCGGGCTGGCCGACGTCGTGCGCTTGGGCCGGAAGGCAAACAGCCTGACCCGCACCATCGGCAGCGCCTTCCACGGCTGCACCTTCCCCGGCGCCGAAGCGCCGCTTTTCACGCTCAAGGACAAGCAGATGGGACTCGGCCTGGGCATCCACGGCGAGCCTGGATTGTTCGACACCGAACTCCCGCCCGCCAGGGAACTCGGGCAGGAACTCGTCGCCCGGCTGCTGGCAGAGACGCCGCACGGAGCGGGAAACCGCATCGCAGTGATCCTCAACGGACTCGGCTCCACCAAGCACGAGGAATTATTCGTCCTGTGGCTTACCGTCGCTCCGCTGCTGCGCGCGGCCGGCTACACCTTGGTCATGCCGGAGGTCGGCGAACTGGTCACTAGCCTGGACATGTCCGGCGTCTCCCTCACCATCACGTGGCTGGACGAGGAACTTGAGCCGCTCTGGACGGCTCCCGCGGAAACGCCGGCCTACCGTCGGGGCACTACCGCCCTGCTGACCGGTCTTGCCCTCACCGAAGACGCGTTCGACGGCGGCCCGGAAGCTATCGCGTTCGCCGCCACCCAGGACTCCCGCGACTATGCCGCGAATTGCGCAGCCGCCCTGGAAGCAGCGCGGGAAGCACTGCACGACGCCGAATCGCAGCTTGGCGACATGGATGCCGTAGCGGGCGACGGCGACCACGGCCGCGGGATGGTCCGCGGAATTGACGCTGCCACTGCGGCCGCCGCAACGGCTCTTGCTGGTGGGGCCGGGGCCGGCGACATGTTGGGAGCCGCAGGCGACGCCTGGGCGGATAAAGCCGGCGGAACCTCGGGCGTCCTGTGGGGCGCAGGCCTCCGGGCTCTCGGCGAATCGCTCGGCAATGACAAAACGCCAGGACCGGCTGAACTCGCCGCTGGCGTGACCGCGTTCGCTGCGCGGATCACCACCCTGGGCAAGGCCGAGATCGGCGACAAAACCATGGTGGATGCATTGCTCCCCTTCACGGAAACGTTCTGCAGGCTCGTGGCCGAGGGCATCCTTCCGGATGCTGCCTGGGCGGACGCGGCTGCAGCGGCCACCTCGGCAGCCCAAGCCACGGCCTCGCTCAGGCCTCTCAAGGGACGGGCACGCCCGCTCGCGGAGAAGAGCGTGGGCACAGCCGACCCCGGAGCTACCTCGCTGGCAATGATCTTCACCGTTATGGGCCCGCATCTTGTGTGGCCTGCAGGCGCGGCCAATGCGGGCGCGGCCGCCGGCAAGCACGCCGGAGCCGTCGCATGA
- a CDS encoding SDR family NAD(P)-dependent oxidoreductase, whose protein sequence is MTTTIQRTAVLTGATSDRGIGITTARRYANDGWAVVILDLDGEKSAKVAAEIGNQFNVPAFGYEIDVANEASVNAAYKAVAAEISAGTLPAVGALANIAGITSPVPFLETTLELWHKVMDVNATGTYLVTKAFLPDMIANGWGRIVNMSSVSAQRGGGVFGKVPYSAAKAAVLGFTKALAREIGATGVTVNAITPGAVDTNIRVGSTDEQEAAINAGIPLGRNASTEEVAAVITFLSSEESAYLTGTTIDINGGSHIH, encoded by the coding sequence ATGACCACCACCATCCAGCGCACCGCCGTCCTCACCGGAGCCACCTCGGACCGGGGCATCGGCATCACTACCGCACGCCGCTACGCCAATGACGGCTGGGCCGTGGTGATCCTGGACCTCGACGGCGAGAAGTCCGCCAAGGTCGCAGCCGAAATCGGCAACCAGTTCAACGTCCCCGCATTCGGCTATGAGATCGACGTCGCCAACGAGGCCTCCGTCAATGCCGCGTACAAGGCAGTCGCCGCCGAAATCAGCGCGGGCACCCTCCCCGCCGTCGGAGCCTTGGCCAACATCGCAGGCATCACGTCGCCGGTGCCGTTCCTGGAAACCACGTTGGAACTCTGGCACAAGGTCATGGATGTCAACGCTACGGGCACCTACTTGGTGACCAAGGCCTTCCTGCCGGACATGATCGCCAATGGCTGGGGCCGGATCGTCAACATGTCTTCCGTTTCTGCCCAGCGCGGCGGTGGCGTCTTCGGCAAGGTTCCTTACTCCGCGGCGAAGGCAGCTGTCCTCGGCTTCACCAAGGCGTTGGCACGCGAAATCGGCGCCACAGGCGTCACCGTGAACGCCATTACCCCGGGCGCCGTGGACACCAACATCCGCGTAGGCAGCACCGATGAGCAGGAAGCCGCCATCAACGCCGGCATCCCCTTGGGCCGCAACGCCAGCACCGAGGAAGTCGCCGCCGTCATCACATTCCTCTCCTCCGAGGAGTCCGCGTACCTCACCGGCACCACCATCGACATCAACGGTGGAAGCCACATCCACTAG
- a CDS encoding sugar phosphate isomerase/epimerase family protein, which translates to MFNSRLGCSSISFRHQDLPTALRTINGLGFEEIDLGALPGVCDHVPYELDSDAVAAVTAEVAASGLRVRSVNGDIGDLNAVLDAGQLGARQRHLDALLTLTANTGAKALVLPCGALGHDPVRGLEEDLDTIAAQLIGAGQRAAEFGVELWTESLHFLRFCWNLERAEQLAARLAGSGVGIVMDFSHIVAAGEDPLEYIERHQGRIGHVHLRDAVPGNINLSIGSGHADFAAGLSSLAATGYSGHFSLELETRDVTHDERPAATAKAASFITDLI; encoded by the coding sequence ATGTTCAACTCCCGACTCGGTTGCTCATCCATCAGCTTCCGGCACCAGGATCTACCCACGGCATTGCGCACTATCAATGGCCTGGGCTTCGAAGAAATCGACCTCGGCGCGCTGCCGGGCGTCTGCGATCACGTTCCCTATGAGCTTGATTCCGACGCCGTTGCCGCCGTGACCGCGGAGGTCGCCGCCTCAGGGTTGAGGGTTCGCTCCGTCAACGGCGATATAGGCGACCTGAACGCAGTGCTCGACGCCGGTCAGCTCGGCGCCCGCCAAAGGCACCTAGATGCGCTGCTCACTCTTACTGCGAACACCGGCGCGAAGGCGCTGGTCCTCCCCTGCGGAGCCCTGGGACATGATCCGGTCCGCGGCCTCGAGGAGGACCTGGACACCATCGCAGCCCAGCTCATTGGCGCAGGACAGCGTGCGGCGGAGTTCGGCGTCGAGCTCTGGACCGAATCACTTCACTTCCTCCGGTTCTGCTGGAACCTTGAGCGCGCCGAACAGTTGGCCGCGCGGCTAGCAGGCTCCGGCGTCGGGATTGTCATGGACTTCAGCCACATCGTCGCAGCGGGCGAAGACCCGCTGGAGTACATCGAACGCCATCAGGGCCGGATAGGACATGTCCACCTCAGGGATGCGGTTCCGGGCAACATCAACCTCAGCATCGGAAGCGGCCACGCGGACTTTGCCGCCGGCCTCAGCTCCCTCGCAGCCACCGGCTACAGCGGCCACTTCTCTCTGGAGCTCGAAACCCGCGACGTCACGCACGACGAACGCCCTGCGGCCACCGCCAAGGCCGCCAGCTTCATCACAGACCTCATCTGA
- a CDS encoding MFS transporter — protein MSKEALTMRGPVHGTKDARRVAIGSGVGAVIETYDFIGFGTAAALYFGTAFFPTGDPVTGTLAAFATLGVGFAARPIGGIIGGHLGDKLGRKPVLVASLILMGVATFLIGLLPTYSQVGLLAPALLVFVRIVQGLAFGAEWGGAILMSYEHAPWKSKGKFTGIVQAGFPVGLLLANLTFLVSVQLGGELAWRVPFLASMVLVVVGLIIRSKVPESPVFDEVKDSGAIVKSPIVEVLKTDWRNIVKGIGLRIAETAGYAVSITYMISYLNSQHLADKTQTLVALCIASAIGIFATQAWARLTDRIGRRPVYIWSCAFAVLFAIPMFLLVNTGMFIFIIATIAVSYGVCQNSLAGAQGPWFPELFQAKTRASGASLAYQISAMVSGFTPFITTLLFVTMGWMGPAVLFGLYAAIGLWAALATRETWGKRERQLADEATKSTPQSVNV, from the coding sequence ATGAGCAAAGAAGCTCTGACCATGCGCGGGCCGGTCCACGGCACCAAGGACGCCAGGCGCGTCGCCATCGGCTCCGGTGTTGGCGCAGTCATCGAAACCTATGACTTCATCGGCTTCGGCACCGCGGCTGCCCTGTACTTCGGAACGGCATTCTTCCCCACGGGCGATCCCGTGACAGGCACCCTCGCCGCCTTCGCCACCCTCGGCGTCGGCTTTGCTGCCCGTCCCATCGGCGGCATCATCGGCGGACACCTGGGCGACAAGCTGGGGCGCAAGCCCGTCCTCGTAGCCTCCTTGATCCTGATGGGCGTGGCCACGTTCCTGATCGGCCTTCTTCCCACCTACAGCCAGGTAGGACTCTTGGCGCCGGCCTTGCTGGTATTCGTACGCATCGTCCAAGGCCTGGCCTTCGGCGCTGAGTGGGGCGGCGCGATCCTGATGAGCTATGAACACGCACCGTGGAAATCCAAGGGCAAGTTCACGGGCATCGTCCAGGCCGGGTTCCCTGTGGGACTCCTGCTGGCCAACCTGACGTTCCTTGTCAGCGTCCAACTCGGGGGCGAACTCGCGTGGCGCGTTCCCTTCCTCGCCAGCATGGTGTTGGTTGTTGTGGGCTTGATCATCCGCTCCAAGGTGCCGGAATCCCCGGTCTTCGACGAGGTCAAGGACAGCGGCGCAATCGTGAAGTCTCCCATCGTGGAGGTCTTGAAGACCGACTGGCGCAACATCGTCAAGGGCATCGGCCTCCGCATTGCCGAGACCGCGGGCTACGCCGTCTCCATCACGTACATGATTTCTTACCTGAACAGCCAGCATTTGGCAGATAAGACCCAGACCCTGGTCGCCTTGTGCATCGCCTCGGCCATCGGTATCTTCGCAACCCAGGCCTGGGCGCGGCTGACGGACAGGATCGGCCGACGTCCCGTTTACATCTGGTCCTGCGCCTTCGCCGTGCTGTTCGCCATCCCGATGTTCCTGCTGGTCAACACGGGTATGTTCATCTTCATCATTGCCACCATCGCTGTCTCTTACGGTGTCTGCCAGAACTCCCTCGCTGGCGCCCAGGGCCCGTGGTTCCCGGAGCTTTTCCAGGCGAAGACCCGCGCCTCGGGCGCCTCCCTGGCCTACCAGATCTCGGCCATGGTCTCCGGTTTCACGCCCTTCATTACCACGTTGCTTTTCGTCACCATGGGCTGGATGGGTCCGGCTGTGCTCTTCGGCCTGTACGCAGCCATCGGTCTCTGGGCGGCCTTGGCCACCCGCGAAACCTGGGGCAAGCGGGAGCGCCAGTTGGCCGATGAGGCCACCAAAAGCACTCCCCAGTCGGTGAATGTCTAA
- a CDS encoding transketolase, with translation MTVAQDQRTAGRIGESLTGRIERVGAAANRIRHHALNMGEVQGQGYVGQALGAADMLAAVYADQLRYRADDPEWEGRDRFLLSTGHYAIGHYAALAEAGIIPVEELESYGSDDSRLPMSGMSTYTPGMEISGGSLGHGLSIAVGIALGLRHRGSSARVYNFLSDGELDEGSTWEAAMGAHHHQLGNLTAMVDINALQADGKTDTVLRTEPVTEKWEAFGWYTQRVDGNDVGALLAAFDNAAAQAAVVGRPSVILCDTKVGRGVPLLEEREKAHFMRIEEHEWQLCRKQLTAGSNGKAGR, from the coding sequence ATGACGGTGGCACAGGACCAACGCACGGCAGGACGAATCGGAGAATCCCTCACGGGACGCATCGAACGGGTGGGTGCAGCCGCCAACCGGATCCGGCACCACGCCCTCAACATGGGCGAAGTCCAAGGCCAGGGCTACGTCGGCCAGGCACTCGGAGCAGCGGACATGCTCGCCGCGGTCTATGCGGACCAGCTCCGCTACCGCGCCGATGACCCGGAGTGGGAGGGGCGGGACCGCTTCCTCCTCTCCACCGGCCACTACGCAATCGGCCACTACGCAGCGCTGGCGGAGGCTGGAATCATTCCCGTCGAGGAGCTCGAAAGCTACGGTTCGGACGATTCCAGGCTTCCCATGTCAGGGATGTCGACGTACACGCCGGGCATGGAAATCTCCGGTGGATCCCTCGGCCACGGACTTTCCATAGCGGTGGGAATCGCCCTCGGCCTCCGGCACCGCGGATCGAGCGCGAGGGTGTACAACTTCCTCTCCGACGGCGAGCTGGACGAAGGATCCACGTGGGAGGCCGCCATGGGCGCTCACCACCACCAGCTGGGGAACCTCACTGCCATGGTGGACATCAACGCCTTGCAGGCCGACGGCAAGACGGACACGGTGCTCCGCACCGAACCGGTAACGGAAAAGTGGGAGGCTTTCGGCTGGTACACCCAGCGCGTGGACGGGAACGACGTCGGTGCGTTGCTGGCCGCGTTCGACAACGCCGCCGCCCAGGCCGCCGTCGTCGGACGTCCTTCCGTCATCTTGTGCGACACGAAGGTGGGGCGCGGCGTGCCCCTGCTCGAAGAACGCGAAAAGGCGCATTTCATGCGCATCGAAGAACACGAATGGCAGCTTTGCCGCAAGCAACTGACCGCAGGGTCCAACGGGAAGGCCGGCCGATGA
- a CDS encoding transketolase family protein has translation MSTVTALKGAAPKLKTSAMIASFADPGQKTSSAPFGHALAKAAEADPRIVGLTADLGKYTDMHIFAKAFPERFFQMGMAEQLLFGAAAGLAETGLVPFASTYSVFAARRAYDFLCLDIAEPNLNVNIVGGLPGLTTGYGPSHQATEDMAIFRGMPNLTIVDPCDSVDIEQAVPQLAASDGPTYLRLLRGNVPTVLDEYDYTFELGNAKVLRGGNDVVFVSSGLMTMRALQAAEALAAHKVDVAVVHAPTIKPFDAATVLAELNTDRLALTLENHSVVGGLFETVASAVVTAGLGKRVVPVALPDAFLDAGALPTLHERYGLSVQRIVAKVLAELG, from the coding sequence ATGAGCACCGTCACCGCTTTGAAAGGCGCAGCCCCCAAGCTGAAGACGTCGGCCATGATCGCGTCCTTCGCGGACCCGGGCCAGAAGACCTCTTCAGCGCCTTTCGGCCACGCGTTGGCGAAAGCCGCCGAGGCTGACCCGCGAATCGTCGGACTTACCGCCGACCTGGGCAAATACACGGACATGCATATCTTCGCGAAGGCGTTCCCGGAGCGTTTCTTCCAGATGGGAATGGCTGAGCAGTTGCTCTTCGGTGCGGCGGCGGGGTTGGCCGAGACCGGCTTGGTGCCATTCGCCTCGACCTATTCCGTGTTCGCCGCGCGCCGGGCCTACGACTTCCTGTGCCTCGACATCGCCGAGCCGAACCTCAACGTGAATATCGTGGGCGGACTCCCGGGGCTGACTACGGGGTACGGCCCCAGCCATCAGGCCACGGAGGACATGGCGATATTCCGCGGCATGCCCAATCTGACCATCGTTGATCCATGCGATTCCGTGGACATCGAGCAGGCAGTGCCGCAGCTGGCAGCCAGCGACGGCCCTACGTACCTGCGCCTCCTTCGCGGGAACGTCCCCACGGTGTTGGACGAGTACGACTACACGTTCGAACTCGGTAACGCGAAGGTGCTGCGCGGCGGCAACGACGTCGTGTTCGTCTCCAGCGGATTGATGACCATGCGCGCGCTGCAGGCAGCGGAGGCGCTGGCCGCGCATAAGGTGGATGTCGCCGTCGTGCACGCTCCCACCATCAAGCCGTTCGACGCCGCCACCGTCTTGGCAGAACTGAACACCGACCGCCTGGCACTCACGCTGGAGAACCACAGCGTGGTGGGCGGTTTGTTTGAAACCGTGGCATCGGCCGTGGTCACAGCTGGATTGGGCAAACGCGTGGTTCCAGTGGCCCTGCCGGATGCGTTCCTCGACGCCGGTGCCCTGCCCACCTTGCATGAGCGGTACGGATTGTCTGTGCAGCGGATCGTGGCGAAGGTCCTGGCAGAACTGGGCTGA
- a CDS encoding GntR family transcriptional regulator: protein MAGATAPLLGLEKKSLREQALSALRTAITSGELEPGRHLVETELSDMLQISRGTLREALRQLEQEGLLSAGPRGRLSVRHLDAKEIRDIYSVRAALESLAARTLCELPDRKQVITSLRAAIDAMAAATKGSLEERIESDLEFHRTMCRLTGNETLLHSWESLEGSIRMSIMFAGLEKGVKNMSVERHHDIVAAIETGDASLARKTILEHMDSAAAVLVA, encoded by the coding sequence ATGGCCGGAGCAACAGCACCCCTTCTGGGACTGGAAAAGAAGAGCCTCCGTGAGCAGGCGCTCTCCGCGCTGCGCACCGCCATCACCAGCGGCGAACTGGAACCAGGCCGGCATTTGGTGGAGACCGAGTTGTCGGACATGCTCCAGATCAGCCGCGGGACGCTCCGGGAGGCCCTGCGGCAACTCGAGCAGGAGGGCCTGCTGTCTGCAGGGCCGCGCGGCCGGCTCTCCGTCCGCCACCTCGATGCCAAGGAAATCCGCGATATCTACTCGGTGCGTGCAGCCCTGGAATCCCTCGCCGCGCGCACCCTGTGCGAACTGCCGGACCGCAAACAGGTGATCACTTCGCTGCGCGCCGCGATCGACGCTATGGCCGCCGCAACCAAGGGAAGCCTCGAGGAACGGATCGAGTCCGATCTTGAGTTCCACCGCACCATGTGCCGCCTCACCGGCAACGAGACCCTGCTCCATTCCTGGGAATCGCTGGAGGGATCCATCCGGATGTCCATCATGTTTGCCGGGCTGGAGAAGGGCGTCAAGAACATGAGCGTCGAGCGCCACCACGACATCGTGGCCGCCATAGAGACCGGGGACGCATCCTTGGCCCGCAAGACTATCCTCGAGCACATGGACAGCGCCGCCGCGGTGCTGGTCGCTTAA